The sequence TTCGGTGTCATCGGCCTGGTGGGCAACATCGCGTCGATCGCCGTGCTGGCGTCCGCACGCGGCGCGAACCTCAACCTGCGGGCGGCGTTCCTCGAGGTCGTCAACGACGCGCTCGGTTCGGTGGCCGTCATCGCGGGCGCACTCGTCATCGCCGCCACCGGCTGGCTCCAGGCCGACGCCCTCGCCGGCATGCTGATCTCGGTGCTGATCGTGCCCCGGACCCTCGCCCTCCTCCGCGAGACGACCGGCGTGCTCCTGGAGTCGACGCCGAAGGGGCTCGACCTCGACGCCGTGCGCGAGCACATGCTCGAGCTCCCCCACGTGCGCGGCATCCACGACCTGCACGCGTCGCAGATCGCCACCGGGCTGCCCGTCATCAGCGCGCACATCGTCGTCGAGCAGGGCTGCTTCGAGGACGGCCACGCGCCGCGGATCCTCGACGACCTCCAGGCGTGCGTCCTGGAGCACTTCGCCGTGCAGATCGAGCACTCGACCTTCCAGCTGGAGCCTGAGACGCACCAGCAGCACGAGCACGTCGACCACGCCTGAGCTTCGGCCTCTGCCCTCGGCTGCTGCGTGTGCCGCTGCTGCGTCGGCGACTGTCTACATCTCTGTGTATCGTGTGTGAAACACGAATACACAATGGAGTGGAAATGATGCGATCTCGAACTGCTGCACCCGTTCTGACACTGGCCCTCGTAGCGGCGAGCTTGACGTGCACCACAGAAGCCCGGGCAGCCGCCCTCCCCTCGGACGACGCTTCTGCCCGGACAGCCGCTGCGGAATTCACCGTGCTCCCGCGATCGGTGCGCCGTCCGATCACCGCACTCGTCGTGTCATTGGCGGCAATGACGGTAGGACTCTGGGCTGTGGCCTCGGATCCAGGCGGGGCGTTGTTCTGGGTTGCACACATCGGGCTCGTCGTCGCCACCGGGGCTGCAGGGATCAGCACCACCGCTTCGATCCGCCTCTCACTGCGGGCCCGACGCGGCACGTGAGAAGGAGGAGCACGACGCAGGATCAGGCGGGGACGTCCACCCAGGCCGACGTCGCCGCGCTCTCGAGCACCGCGTCGATGAGCCGCGCCGCCCGCAGCCCGTCGGCGAAGGTCGGCAGCCCCTCGGGCGACCCGCCGCGGACGGCGGAGTAGGTGTCTTGGAGGAAAGCCGCGAACGCGTCGCGGTAGCCCATCGGGTGCCCGGCGGGCACGAGGTTCAGCCTCGCCTGGTCGGCCGAGACGTCGCCCTCGCCCCGGTTCAGGATCGTCGACCCGGCCTCCGCCCCCAGCCACACGCTCTCGGGAGACTCCTGGTCGAACACCGCGGAGCCGCGCGATCCGTCGACCTCGATCCAGAGGCGGTTCTTGCGGCCCGCCGACACCTGCGAGATGACGGCGTTGCCGACCGCGCCGGAGGTGGTGCGGAAGGTGGCGGTGGCCGTGTCTTCGGTGGTGACGTCGAGCACGGGTGCGTCGGCGGATCCTGCGCCCCCGAAGGACCGGCCCGTGGGCGCCGGGCGGGCCGGGTAGGCGATGGTGGTCACGGCGTTGACGGCGGTGAAGCGCTCCCCCGAGACGAACTCCGCCAGGTCGCACCAGTGCGAGCCGATGTCGGCGAAGGCCCGCGACGGACCGCCGAGGTCGGGGTCGACCCGCCAGGACGAGGCCAGGGGGTCGAGGAGCCAGTCCTGGAGGTAGGAGCCGTGGACGAGGTGGATCGCGCCGAGGTCGCCTCGGATCCTGCGCGCGCGGAGCTCGCGGACGAGCGGGTGGTACCGGTAGGCGAACGGCACGGTCGCGACCACTCCCGCGGCGGCAGCGGCGTCGACGAGCTCGGAGGCCTCCTCGGCCGTCAGCGCGAGCGGCTTCTCGCAGACGACGTGGAGCCCGGCCCGGATCGCCCGCAGCGCGTAGCCGTGGTGCGTCGCGTTGGGCGTGCAGAGCTGGACCACGTCGGGCCGGTCGGCGACGAGGTCGTCGAACGAGTCGTAGGCCGACGGCACGCCCCAGGCCTCCGCGAATTCGGCTGAGCGGGCGGGCGTGGAGCCGAGGACGCCCACCACCTCGGCCCCGGCGTCGCGCGCCGCCCGGCGGTGCACCTCGCCGATCATGCCCGTGCCGACGATGGCGACGCGCAGCGGGGTGGTGGCCATGGTGCTCCCTAGCGGTCGGCGATTCTCCCGTCTCGATCTAACCGAGACTTCTGACGGGTGTCAAACAAAAGCACCGCTCGTATCGGCGAAAGCCCCTCGACGCCGCGCGGCACCCTCGACGGCCGGGGTGGTTTCCCCGCGACCCTGGGGCATGATCGGCTCATGCGTTCTGTTCCGAGCACCACCGCGTACCGCGAGGCGCGCGACCACCTGTTCGCCGTGGCCTCCGGCGACACCAGCGCCGACGCCTTCCGCTGGCCCGACATCGGCGACACCTTCAACTGGGCGACCGACTGGTTCGACGTCGTCGCGAGCGGGAACGACAGGATCGCGCTCTGGATCGTCGAGGAGGACGGCTCCGAGTCGAAGACGACCTACGCCGAGATGTCCCGCCGCTCCGACCGGCTCGCCGACGCGTTCCAGGGGCTCGGGATCGGCAAGGGCGACCACGTCCTCCTGATGCTGGGCAACCAGTACGAGCTGTGGGAGACGATGCTCGCCGTGATGAAGCTGGGGGCGGTGATCCTGCCGACCTCGACCATGCTCGAGGCGCACGACCTGCAGGATCGCGTCGAGCGCGGCCACGTGGCTCACGTCATCGCCGCCGTCGACGAGACCTCCAAGTTCGGCACCGTCGAGGGCGGCTTCACCCGCATCTCGGTGGGCGGGAGCGCGCCGGGCTGGACCGACTACCCCGACTCGCTCACGCCCGCAGCGGACAGCACGGCAGACCCCGCCACCCGACGCCCCGACGTCGCCACCGCCCCCGACGACCCCTGCCTGATCTACTTCACCTCCGGCACCACGTCGAAGCCGAAGATGGTCGTCCACACGCAGGCGTCGTATCCGGTCGGCCACCTCAGCACGATGTACTGGCTGGGGCTGCGACCCGGCGACGTGCAGCTCGCCATCAGCTCGCCCGGCTGGGGCAAGCACGCGTGGAGCTGCTTCTTCTCCCCCTGGATCGCCGAGGCGACCGTCTTCGTGTACAACTACGGCCGCTTCGACGCGTCGGCGCTCCTCGCCCAGCTCGAACGCGCCCAGGTGACGACGTACTGCGCTCCGCCGACGGTCTGGCGCCTGATGATCCAGGCCGACCTCGGCGAGCGCCCGTCGGCCCTCCGCGAGATCGTGTCGGCCGGCGAGCCGCTGAACCCGGAGGTCATCGCGCGGGTCGAGGAGGCCTGGGGCCTCACCATCCGCGACGGCTACGGCCAGACCGAGACGACCGCGATCATCGGCAACCCGCCGGGGGGCGAGCTGAAGCCGGGCTCGATGGGGCTGCCGCTTCCCGGGGTGACCGTGATCCTGCTCGACCCGCTGACCGGTGAGGCGGGTGACGAGGGCGAGGTGTGCCTCGACCTGACCGAGCGGCCGACGAACCTGATGGCGGGCTACTTCGGCGATCCTGCGCGGACGGAGAGCGCCCTCCGCGACGGCTTCTTCCACACCGGCGACGTGGCCGTGCGCGACGCCGACGGGTTCATCACGTTCGTGGGCCGCACCGACGACATCTTCAAGTCGTCC is a genomic window of Frondihabitans peucedani containing:
- a CDS encoding AMP-binding protein, which encodes MRSVPSTTAYREARDHLFAVASGDTSADAFRWPDIGDTFNWATDWFDVVASGNDRIALWIVEEDGSESKTTYAEMSRRSDRLADAFQGLGIGKGDHVLLMLGNQYELWETMLAVMKLGAVILPTSTMLEAHDLQDRVERGHVAHVIAAVDETSKFGTVEGGFTRISVGGSAPGWTDYPDSLTPAADSTADPATRRPDVATAPDDPCLIYFTSGTTSKPKMVVHTQASYPVGHLSTMYWLGLRPGDVQLAISSPGWGKHAWSCFFSPWIAEATVFVYNYGRFDASALLAQLERAQVTTYCAPPTVWRLMIQADLGERPSALREIVSAGEPLNPEVIARVEEAWGLTIRDGYGQTETTAIIGNPPGGELKPGSMGLPLPGVTVILLDPLTGEAGDEGEVCLDLTERPTNLMAGYFGDPARTESALRDGFFHTGDVAVRDADGFITFVGRTDDIFKSSDYKVSPFEVESVLLEHPAVAESAVVPAPDDVRLNVVKAYVTLAAGWEPTAETALAVLSHARTGLPAYERVRRIEFGPLPKTISGKIRRVELREREAQAALPGSEPLTGEWRDGDFAELSSGTRRITPRP
- a CDS encoding Gfo/Idh/MocA family oxidoreductase, with translation MATTPLRVAIVGTGMIGEVHRRAARDAGAEVVGVLGSTPARSAEFAEAWGVPSAYDSFDDLVADRPDVVQLCTPNATHHGYALRAIRAGLHVVCEKPLALTAEEASELVDAAAAAGVVATVPFAYRYHPLVRELRARRIRGDLGAIHLVHGSYLQDWLLDPLASSWRVDPDLGGPSRAFADIGSHWCDLAEFVSGERFTAVNAVTTIAYPARPAPTGRSFGGAGSADAPVLDVTTEDTATATFRTTSGAVGNAVISQVSAGRKNRLWIEVDGSRGSAVFDQESPESVWLGAEAGSTILNRGEGDVSADQARLNLVPAGHPMGYRDAFAAFLQDTYSAVRGGSPEGLPTFADGLRAARLIDAVLESAATSAWVDVPA
- a CDS encoding cation diffusion facilitator family transporter encodes the protein MSHDHAGPGTSTARLGIALGITTAILIAEVVGAAVTDSLSLLVDAGHMLTDVAGLTAALVAASLIRRPATSARTWGFRRAEVLAALGQAAVLLAVGIYAFVEGVQRLFAPPDVPSGSLLVFGVIGLVGNIASIAVLASARGANLNLRAAFLEVVNDALGSVAVIAGALVIAATGWLQADALAGMLISVLIVPRTLALLRETTGVLLESTPKGLDLDAVREHMLELPHVRGIHDLHASQIATGLPVISAHIVVEQGCFEDGHAPRILDDLQACVLEHFAVQIEHSTFQLEPETHQQHEHVDHA